From the genome of Verrucomicrobiia bacterium, one region includes:
- a CDS encoding N-acetylmuramoyl-L-alanine amidase — translation MGKTVFVLCACLFALFAQGQTITILIDPGHGGHDPGHESVNKEHLQEKDLNLIIAQKFGTYLTERLSNVKVLYTRTDDTYPTLDQRVEMANTKGVDYFISIHCNGSPNTAIRGTESHVHSMSSKKSVKLARAFEKEFSGRAGRHSRGVKDSDDREHTLQVLKFTQMTSVLVECGFLTNVNEANYLNTEYGQDILASALFRGMRSFLKAEHPSINFTPSATTVSTNAASGGTYTVQIMSSKEALDTA, via the coding sequence ATGGGGAAAACGGTTTTCGTGCTATGCGCGTGTTTGTTTGCTTTGTTCGCACAGGGCCAGACCATCACGATCCTGATCGATCCGGGCCACGGCGGCCACGATCCGGGCCACGAGTCGGTGAACAAGGAACACCTGCAGGAAAAAGACCTGAACCTTATCATCGCCCAAAAGTTCGGAACGTACCTCACCGAAAGGCTGTCGAACGTCAAAGTGCTGTATACGCGCACCGACGATACGTACCCGACACTCGATCAGCGGGTCGAAATGGCGAATACGAAAGGCGTCGATTATTTCATCAGCATTCACTGCAACGGCAGCCCGAATACGGCCATTCGCGGAACGGAGTCGCATGTGCATTCGATGTCGTCGAAGAAATCGGTGAAGCTCGCACGCGCGTTCGAAAAGGAATTCAGCGGAAGGGCGGGCCGGCACTCACGCGGCGTGAAAGATTCGGACGATCGCGAGCACACGCTGCAGGTCCTGAAGTTCACGCAAATGACCAGTGTGCTCGTCGAATGCGGCTTCCTGACCAATGTCAACGAAGCCAATTACCTCAACACCGAGTACGGGCAGGACATTCTCGCCTCGGCTTTGTTCCGCGGCATGCGGTCGTTCCTGAAAGCGGAGCACCCGAGCATCAATTTTACGCCGTCGGCCACCACGGTTTCAACCAATGCGGCATCCGGCGGAACCTACACCGTACAGATCATGAGCTCGAAAGAAGCGCTCGATACCGCAT